In Clostridium sp. DL-VIII, the following proteins share a genomic window:
- a CDS encoding altronate dehydratase family protein, with protein sequence MKEFIKINEKDNVVVALTDLDKGKTIEVDNKKVEIKEDVKRGHKIAIVDIRADENVIKYGYPIGHALKNIGAGDWVHTHNIKTNLNGIKEYTFEQDLVEIPASDKKLTFQGYERENGNVGIRNELWVVPTVGCVNGIGERILEKFKQEVNPVGIDGLEVFKHNYGCSQLGDDHVNTRTMLGNLAKHPNAGGVLVLGLGCENNTMKDFIESLGDYDKNRIKFLVAQEVSDEIEEGSKILKDLYENMKNDKRVAIPLSKLKVGLKCGGSDGLSGITANPLVGSFSDFLVSQGGTTILTEVPEMFGAETILMNRAKNGEVFDKTVHLINDFKEYFMSYNQPIYENPSPGNKAGGITTLEDKSLGCTQKSGNATVVDVLKYGETLKVNGLNLLSGPGNDLVAASALAAAGCHVVLFTTGRGTPFGTFVPTIKIATNSPLFKLKPHWMDFNAGCLVEDKNLNDVTEELLNYIIEVAGGKLVNNEINKFKEISILKQGVTL encoded by the coding sequence ATGAAAGAGTTTATAAAAATCAATGAAAAAGATAATGTAGTCGTTGCACTTACAGACTTAGATAAGGGTAAAACTATAGAAGTAGACAATAAGAAAGTTGAAATAAAAGAAGACGTTAAAAGAGGACATAAAATTGCGATAGTTGATATTAGAGCTGATGAAAATGTAATTAAGTATGGATATCCAATAGGTCATGCATTAAAGAATATTGGAGCTGGTGACTGGGTTCACACTCATAACATAAAAACAAATTTAAATGGAATAAAAGAATATACTTTTGAGCAGGATTTAGTGGAAATTCCAGCATCAGATAAAAAACTTACTTTTCAAGGTTATGAAAGAGAAAATGGAAATGTAGGAATCAGAAATGAACTTTGGGTTGTACCAACTGTTGGCTGTGTAAATGGTATTGGTGAAAGAATACTTGAAAAATTCAAGCAAGAAGTAAATCCTGTAGGTATTGATGGACTTGAAGTTTTTAAGCATAATTATGGATGTTCTCAACTTGGAGATGATCACGTTAATACAAGAACTATGCTTGGAAATTTAGCTAAACATCCAAATGCAGGAGGAGTATTAGTTCTTGGACTTGGTTGTGAAAATAATACCATGAAAGATTTTATTGAGTCTCTAGGAGATTATGATAAGAATAGAATTAAATTTTTAGTAGCTCAAGAAGTTTCTGATGAAATCGAAGAGGGATCTAAAATCTTAAAAGATCTTTATGAAAATATGAAGAATGATAAAAGAGTAGCTATTCCTTTATCAAAATTAAAAGTTGGTTTAAAATGTGGCGGTTCAGATGGTTTATCAGGAATAACTGCAAATCCGCTTGTAGGTAGTTTTTCAGACTTCTTAGTATCTCAAGGAGGAACTACAATTCTTACTGAAGTTCCTGAAATGTTTGGCGCAGAAACAATTTTAATGAATAGAGCTAAGAATGGCGAAGTTTTTGATAAAACTGTACATTTAATAAACGATTTTAAAGAATATTTTATGTCTTATAATCAACCTATATATGAAAATCCATCTCCAGGAAATAAAGCTGGTGGTATAACAACACTAGAAGATAAATCTCTTGGATGTACTCAAAAATCTGGTAATGCTACAGTTGTAGATGTACTTAAATATGGAGAAACACTAAAAGTAAATGGATTGAATTTATTAAGTGGACCAGGTAATGACTTAGTTGCAGCATCTGCACTTGCAGCAGCAGGGTGTCATGTTGTATTATTTACAACAGGAAGAGGAACTCCATTTGGAACTTTTGTTCCAACTATAAAAATAGCTACTAATTCACCTTTATTTAAATTAAAACCACATTGGATGGATTTTAATGCTGGATGTTTAGTAGAAGATAAAAACTTAAATGATGTAACTGAAGAATTATTAAACTACATAATTGAAGTTGCTGGTGGAAAACTAGTAAATAATGAAATTAATAAGTTTAAAGAAATCTCAATCTTAAAGCAAGGTGTGACATTATAG
- a CDS encoding tagaturonate reductase, whose product MKLSKETYKEFKTYPEKVLQFGEGNFLRAFVDWQIDKMNDEADFNGSVVVVQPLENGLVDMLNDQDGLYTLYLQGMQNGKASKTHKVINSISRGINPYSNYDEYLKVGENPELRFIVSNTTEAGIAFEENDKLEGGCQKSYPGKLTALLYNRFKAFNGANDKGLIIIPCELIDRNGEKLREIVLKYVEVWSLGQDFANWINEANTFCCSLVDRIVPGYPRDTIDEVRAELGYDDNLVDVGEVFHLWVIEGPQSIKNELPIEKAGLNIKVVDDMTPYRTRKVRILNGPHTAMVPVAYLYGLDTVGESVDHEVIGKYVHEVIYDEIIPTLDLPHEELVEFADAIIERFQNPYVKHYLMSIALNSMSKYKTRDLPSLTEYLKRKGELPKKLVFSLAALIEFYKGKRGTEDINLSDDEDILELYKNVWANYDGSTEGLKKVVTTVLAYEKNWGSDLNKIAGLTDKVTEYLAIIEKAGMKEAVKEVL is encoded by the coding sequence ATGAAATTAAGTAAGGAAACATACAAAGAATTTAAAACTTATCCTGAGAAGGTATTACAATTTGGAGAAGGTAACTTTCTAAGAGCCTTTGTTGATTGGCAAATAGATAAAATGAACGATGAAGCAGATTTTAATGGTAGTGTGGTTGTTGTTCAACCTTTAGAAAATGGTTTAGTTGATATGTTAAATGACCAAGACGGGTTATATACACTTTATCTTCAAGGAATGCAAAATGGTAAAGCATCAAAAACTCATAAGGTAATTAACAGTATAAGCAGAGGTATTAACCCATATTCAAACTATGATGAATATTTAAAGGTTGGAGAAAATCCAGAATTAAGATTTATAGTATCAAATACTACAGAAGCAGGAATAGCTTTTGAAGAAAACGATAAACTTGAAGGTGGATGCCAAAAAAGCTATCCAGGTAAGTTAACAGCTCTTTTATATAATAGATTTAAAGCTTTTAATGGGGCTAATGATAAAGGTTTAATAATAATACCATGTGAACTTATCGATAGAAACGGTGAGAAGCTAAGAGAAATAGTATTAAAATATGTTGAAGTTTGGAGTTTAGGACAAGACTTCGCTAATTGGATAAATGAAGCTAACACATTCTGCTGCAGCTTGGTAGATAGAATTGTACCAGGATATCCAAGAGATACAATAGATGAAGTAAGAGCAGAATTAGGATATGATGATAATCTAGTTGATGTGGGTGAAGTATTCCACTTATGGGTAATTGAAGGACCACAATCAATAAAAAATGAATTACCAATAGAAAAAGCAGGATTAAATATCAAAGTTGTTGATGATATGACACCTTATAGAACTAGAAAAGTAAGAATATTAAATGGGCCACATACAGCAATGGTACCAGTAGCATATCTTTATGGATTAGATACAGTGGGAGAATCAGTAGATCACGAAGTAATCGGAAAATACGTACATGAAGTAATCTACGATGAAATAATTCCAACACTAGATTTACCTCATGAAGAATTAGTAGAATTTGCAGATGCAATAATTGAAAGATTCCAAAATCCATATGTAAAACACTACTTAATGAGTATTGCATTAAATTCAATGTCTAAATATAAAACAAGAGATTTACCAAGTTTAACAGAATATTTAAAGAGAAAAGGAGAACTTCCTAAGAAATTAGTATTCTCGCTTGCAGCTTTAATTGAATTCTATAAAGGAAAAAGAGGAACAGAAGATATTAACCTTTCAGATGATGAAGATATCCTAGAATTATACAAAAACGTATGGGCAAATTATGATGGAAGCACTGAAGGCCTAAAGAAAGTTGTTACAACAGTACTTGCATACGAAAAGAACTGGGGAAGTGATTTAAATAAAATAGCAGGTTTAACAGACAAGGTTACTGAATACCTAGCAATAATTGAAAAAGCAGGTATGAAAGAAGCTGTTAAAGAAGTTCTTTAA
- a CDS encoding sugar kinase encodes MDVVTFGESMVVFSPNNNGPLRHVHTFNKSLGGAESNFASAVAKLNHSVGWFSRVSDDEFGRFVISAIKAEGVDTSRVIFDKGNPTGLLFKERYQRSNPNVYYYRKNSAASNLSEEDIDEEYIKQAKILHLTGITPALSESCRKAVYKAIEIAKANNVLVSFDPNIRLKLWTIDEARKILVDILSKADIVMPGLDEGELLLGLTDKDEICDYFLGKEAKIVVVKLGAEGCYIKDKKEGVKVSGYNVSDLIQDTAGAGDGFAAGFISGYLDNLSLKEIGEYANGVGAMATLVQGDMEGYPYYEQLLEFIGKKQGIER; translated from the coding sequence ATGGATGTTGTAACTTTTGGCGAATCAATGGTGGTATTTAGTCCTAATAATAATGGGCCATTAAGACATGTGCATACTTTTAATAAATCACTTGGTGGAGCAGAATCGAATTTTGCTTCTGCTGTGGCTAAATTAAATCACAGTGTAGGCTGGTTTTCAAGAGTTTCAGATGATGAGTTTGGACGATTTGTCATTAGTGCCATCAAAGCTGAAGGGGTAGATACATCAAGAGTAATATTTGATAAAGGAAACCCAACGGGTCTGCTTTTTAAAGAGCGTTATCAAAGAAGTAATCCTAATGTTTATTACTATAGAAAGAATTCTGCAGCAAGCAATCTTTCAGAAGAAGACATTGATGAAGAATATATAAAACAAGCAAAAATACTGCATTTAACAGGAATAACTCCAGCATTGTCAGAAAGCTGCAGAAAGGCAGTATATAAAGCGATTGAAATTGCAAAAGCAAATAATGTATTAGTATCTTTTGATCCAAATATAAGATTAAAATTATGGACTATTGATGAAGCTAGAAAAATTTTAGTAGATATATTAAGTAAAGCTGATATTGTAATGCCTGGTTTAGATGAGGGAGAGCTTCTTTTAGGATTAACTGATAAGGATGAAATATGTGATTACTTCCTAGGAAAAGAAGCTAAAATTGTAGTAGTTAAGTTAGGTGCAGAAGGTTGTTACATTAAGGATAAAAAAGAAGGAGTTAAAGTATCTGGATATAATGTTTCAGATTTAATCCAAGATACGGCTGGAGCAGGCGATGGCTTTGCAGCAGGATTTATATCTGGATACTTAGATAATTTATCGTTAAAAGAAATTGGTGAATATGCTAATGGCGTTGGCGCAATGGCGACTTTAGTACAAGGAGATATGGAAGGATATCCATATTATGAGCAGCTGTTAGAGTTTATAGGTAAGAAACAGGGAATCGAAAGATAA
- a CDS encoding bifunctional 4-hydroxy-2-oxoglutarate aldolase/2-dehydro-3-deoxy-phosphogluconate aldolase encodes MRREEVLRNIKEAGVVAVVRGDSKEEALKIVDAVSKGGIKVMELTMTVPNPIDVIKEVAEKYKGTNVIVGAGTVLDTETARACILAGAQFIVSPSLDIDTLKLCNRYKVLVMPGVMTVKDAITAMEYGVDVVKVFPANLYGPSVIKSFKGPLPQGDFMPTGGVTVANLHEWVEAGAAVVGTGGDLTKGAKTGDYDLVEKTAKEFVDAYRKAKEKK; translated from the coding sequence ATGAGAAGAGAAGAAGTATTAAGAAATATAAAAGAAGCTGGAGTTGTAGCAGTAGTTAGAGGTGACTCTAAAGAAGAAGCTTTAAAAATTGTGGATGCAGTTTCAAAAGGTGGAATAAAGGTTATGGAACTTACAATGACAGTTCCAAATCCAATAGATGTAATTAAAGAAGTAGCTGAGAAATACAAAGGAACAAATGTGATAGTTGGAGCTGGAACAGTTTTAGATACTGAAACAGCAAGAGCATGCATTTTAGCTGGAGCACAATTTATTGTAAGTCCAAGTTTAGATATAGATACATTAAAGCTTTGTAATAGATATAAAGTATTAGTTATGCCTGGTGTAATGACTGTAAAAGATGCGATTACTGCTATGGAATATGGTGTTGATGTGGTTAAAGTATTCCCAGCTAATCTGTATGGACCATCAGTCATTAAATCGTTTAAAGGACCTCTTCCTCAAGGAGATTTCATGCCAACAGGTGGAGTAACAGTAGCTAATTTACATGAATGGGTTGAAGCAGGTGCTGCAGTAGTTGGAACAGGTGGAGATTTAACTAAGGGTGCTAAAACAGGAGATTATGATTTAGTTGAAAAAACAGCTAAAGAATTTGTTGATGCTTATAGAAAGGCTAAGGAGAAAAAATAG